A genomic window from Streptomyces broussonetiae includes:
- a CDS encoding GNAT family N-acetyltransferase, with protein sequence MKLELDVAGFDQDRFEQYVTKCQSRGLRFMTLADLGDTPEHRRALYELNKECAADIPERGEFYSFDEYVERRFEVASYDPRGVVIALDGEAWVGMAATSRHESFMFNEMTGVRAGYRGRGISIAMKTFGMAFIEECGASRVRTFHHPANASAIAMNRKMGFVDTVD encoded by the coding sequence GTGAAACTCGAACTTGACGTTGCCGGATTCGATCAGGACCGCTTCGAGCAGTATGTGACGAAGTGTCAGTCCCGGGGCTTGCGCTTCATGACTCTCGCGGATCTGGGAGACACGCCGGAGCATCGTAGGGCGCTGTATGAGCTCAACAAGGAGTGTGCGGCCGATATACCGGAAAGGGGAGAGTTCTACTCTTTTGATGAGTATGTCGAGCGGCGCTTCGAGGTGGCGTCCTACGACCCGCGGGGCGTCGTGATCGCCTTGGACGGCGAGGCTTGGGTCGGTATGGCGGCGACGTCGAGGCATGAGAGTTTCATGTTCAACGAGATGACTGGTGTGAGAGCCGGGTATCGAGGCCGGGGTATCTCGATTGCCATGAAGACATTCGGGATGGCTTTCATAGAGGAGTGCGGAGCGAGCAGGGTCCGCACCTTTCATCATCCGGCCAACGCGAGCGCGATTGCCATGAACCGGAAGATGGGCTTCGTCGACACGGTCGACTGA
- a CDS encoding IS1380 family transposase has translation MRSSHAAAAVSSAFDDPNLIAYGGLEPVVRLAERCGLPKLAGEHVRLPASKDGTGAFPAAKLMSLVGGMAAGADSIDDMDRLRHGAMGRLFTGVRAPSTLGSFLRSFTHGHVKQVHAVARRFLHELARHTPLLPGADQAAYVDIDDTIRRTHGYAKQGAGYGYSKVKGLNALLGVVSTPLSAPVIAATRLRKGPANSARGAAAFVAETIRTARACGASGLLVLRADSAFYGADVINVCRALGARYSITMRMNASVKATIARIDEDAWTPIKYPQAVWDDEGQCWISDAEIAEILYTAFTSKPKKQQVTARLIVRRVKRLSAGTVPAGQGTLFDTWRYHAAFTDSPLAVRDAERDHRRHAVVEQVIADVKNSGFAHAPSGHFQANAAWLALAALAHNLTRAVGALASAFHARATTATIRDRLINVPARLARSARRLTLHLPERWPWSEDFTQLFSTVHAPPAL, from the coding sequence ATGCGATCTTCCCATGCCGCGGCGGCGGTCTCATCCGCGTTCGATGACCCGAACCTGATCGCGTACGGCGGGCTGGAGCCGGTGGTGCGGCTGGCCGAGCGGTGCGGTCTGCCCAAGCTGGCCGGCGAGCACGTCCGGCTGCCCGCCTCGAAGGACGGCACCGGCGCCTTCCCAGCGGCGAAACTGATGTCGCTGGTGGGCGGCATGGCCGCGGGCGCCGACAGCATCGACGACATGGACCGGCTGCGGCACGGCGCGATGGGCCGCCTGTTCACCGGTGTGCGGGCCCCGTCCACGCTGGGGTCGTTCCTGCGCTCCTTCACCCACGGGCATGTGAAGCAAGTGCACGCCGTGGCCCGCCGGTTCCTGCACGAACTGGCCCGTCACACCCCGCTGCTGCCCGGCGCGGACCAGGCCGCATACGTGGACATCGACGACACCATCCGCCGCACCCACGGCTACGCCAAACAGGGCGCCGGCTACGGATACAGCAAGGTCAAGGGCCTGAATGCACTGCTCGGCGTCGTCTCCACACCCCTGTCCGCCCCCGTGATCGCTGCCACCAGGCTGCGTAAGGGACCCGCGAACTCGGCGCGCGGGGCGGCAGCGTTCGTCGCTGAGACCATCCGCACCGCACGCGCCTGCGGCGCCAGCGGCCTGCTGGTGCTGCGGGCGGACTCCGCGTTCTACGGCGCCGACGTCATCAACGTCTGCCGGGCCCTGGGTGCCCGCTACTCCATCACCATGCGGATGAACGCCTCTGTCAAGGCCACCATCGCTCGCATCGACGAGGACGCCTGGACACCGATCAAATATCCCCAAGCGGTCTGGGACGATGAGGGCCAGTGCTGGATCTCCGACGCCGAGATAGCCGAGATCCTCTACACCGCTTTCACTTCCAAGCCGAAGAAACAGCAAGTTACCGCCCGACTGATCGTGCGCCGCGTCAAACGCCTGAGCGCCGGCACCGTCCCCGCCGGACAGGGCACGCTCTTCGATACCTGGCGCTACCACGCCGCGTTCACCGACTCCCCGCTCGCCGTGAGGGATGCCGAGCGTGATCACCGCCGGCACGCTGTCGTCGAGCAGGTGATCGCCGATGTCAAGAACAGCGGCTTCGCCCACGCGCCGTCCGGTCATTTCCAGGCCAACGCCGCGTGGCTCGCCCTGGCGGCCCTGGCACACAACCTGACCCGCGCCGTCGGCGCCCTGGCCTCCGCGTTCCATGCCAGGGCGACCACCGCCACCATCCGTGACCGCCTGATCAACGTGCCCGCCCGCCTGGCCCGCTCCGCCCGCCGCCTCACCCTGCACCTGCCCGAGCGCTGGCCCTGGAGCGAGGACTTCACCCAGCTGTTCAGCACGGTGCATGCACCGCCAGCCCTCTGA
- a CDS encoding SDR family oxidoreductase, which translates to MTDNQFTTHAELFDLSGKYALVTGGTKGIGMMIARGLLQAGARVVISSRNADTCAEAQQLLSEFGDVQAIPADLSRHDECQRLADLVMADSERLDILVNNAGAMRSEPLETFPDEAWDAVLDLNLKSPFWLVQALLPALRRAGTADDPARIINIGSIAAIHVAQAPTYSYASSKAALHQLTRVLARELGPQHVTVNAVAPGVFPSQMMGATLDAIGDKIAAAAPLRRLGRDDDMAGAAVFLASRAGSYLTGAIIPVDGGTATTATGTPPVMGH; encoded by the coding sequence ATGACGGACAATCAATTCACCACTCACGCGGAACTTTTCGATCTGAGTGGGAAGTACGCACTTGTCACTGGCGGCACCAAGGGCATTGGGATGATGATTGCGCGCGGCCTTCTCCAGGCGGGCGCCCGCGTCGTCATCAGCTCACGTAATGCGGACACGTGCGCGGAGGCACAGCAGCTGCTATCCGAATTCGGCGACGTCCAGGCAATTCCCGCCGACCTGTCCAGGCACGACGAGTGCCAGCGCCTCGCTGATCTCGTCATGGCCGACTCGGAACGCCTGGACATCCTCGTCAACAACGCGGGAGCGATGCGTAGCGAGCCGCTGGAGACGTTCCCGGACGAGGCCTGGGATGCAGTGCTCGACCTCAACCTCAAGTCGCCGTTCTGGCTGGTGCAGGCACTGCTTCCCGCACTTCGCAGGGCGGGAACCGCCGATGATCCGGCACGGATCATCAACATCGGCAGTATCGCCGCCATTCACGTCGCCCAGGCGCCCACCTACTCGTACGCCAGCAGCAAAGCGGCTCTCCATCAGCTCACCAGAGTGCTTGCCCGGGAGCTGGGTCCACAGCACGTCACGGTGAACGCGGTAGCACCGGGAGTCTTCCCGTCGCAGATGATGGGGGCCACGCTCGATGCCATCGGCGACAAGATCGCGGCGGCGGCCCCACTGCGCCGGCTCGGCCGCGACGACGACATGGCGGGTGCCGCTGTGTTTCTCGCCAGCCGGGCTGGGTCCTACCTCACGGGCGCCATCATCCCGGTAGATGGCGGCACCGCGACGACTGCAACGGGTACTCCCCCCGTCATGGGCCACTGA
- a CDS encoding helix-turn-helix transcriptional regulator — protein sequence MDPRTEIREFLSSRRARIAPEQAGLPAYGGNRRVKGLRREEVALLAGVSVDYYVRMERGSLAGASDGVLDALASALQLDEAERDHLFHLARQSRAPRSPRQRMPAVAVRSTLQQVLDAISDAPAWIGNGRYDVLAMNQLARALYSPVLADSRRPANTARFVYLKPEAARDFFVDYDQVAGAVAAKLRMEAGRNPHDEELIALVGELSTCSELFRQRWASQDVRLHRSGRKRMHHPAVGQLDLDVESLELPAEPGLYLNIYTAPAGTPTADNLALLASWAATQQTLATELEAHNG from the coding sequence ATGGATCCACGCACCGAGATCCGGGAGTTTCTCAGCTCGCGTCGCGCCCGCATCGCACCCGAGCAGGCGGGCCTGCCCGCTTACGGCGGCAACCGCCGGGTCAAAGGTCTGCGCCGCGAGGAGGTCGCGCTGCTCGCGGGGGTATCGGTCGACTACTACGTGCGCATGGAGCGCGGCAGCCTCGCCGGTGCCTCCGACGGAGTGCTCGACGCGTTGGCCTCTGCCCTGCAACTCGACGAGGCCGAGCGCGACCACCTGTTCCACCTCGCGCGCCAATCGAGGGCGCCCCGCAGCCCACGCCAGCGCATGCCTGCCGTGGCGGTGCGCTCGACGCTGCAGCAGGTGCTCGACGCGATCTCCGATGCGCCGGCCTGGATCGGTAACGGCCGTTATGACGTGCTCGCCATGAATCAACTCGCTCGCGCGCTGTATTCGCCGGTGCTGGCCGATTCGCGACGGCCTGCGAACACAGCGCGGTTCGTCTATCTGAAGCCCGAGGCGGCCAGAGATTTTTTTGTTGACTACGACCAAGTCGCCGGTGCCGTGGCTGCGAAGCTGCGCATGGAAGCCGGCCGCAATCCGCACGACGAGGAGCTGATCGCCCTGGTCGGCGAACTGTCAACGTGCAGTGAGCTATTTCGGCAGCGGTGGGCATCTCAGGACGTGCGGCTGCACCGGTCCGGCCGTAAGCGTATGCACCATCCGGCCGTGGGCCAGCTCGACTTGGACGTCGAGTCCCTGGAACTGCCCGCCGAACCCGGCCTGTACCTCAACATCTACACCGCACCCGCGGGCACACCGACCGCTGACAATTTGGCGCTCTTGGCGTCGTGGGCGGCCACCCAACAGACGCTGGCGACCGAGCTCGAAGCACACAACGGATAG
- a CDS encoding IS5 family transposase (programmed frameshift), which produces MGNRPWIVEDELWELIEPLLPPWPRKAPGPRPVDDRRCLQGILYVLYNDVSWQLLPLELGFGSGQTCWRRLGRWHEAGVFETLHRILLVELHAADALDWTRACVDAPHPREKGGEAAGPSPVDRGKTGSEHHLICDGKGTPFKVITTAANVNDVTQTLALVDGIPPVAGKPGRPRRRPDALLGDKGYDSNPNRHELRKRRILPVVSRKGAPNIKGLGKLRYVVEQTFSLLHHFKRLAVRWERRLDLHDALVSLACGLICWRRLKKVRSRSEGQRLGAE; this is translated from the exons GTGGGGAATCGGCCGTGGATCGTGGAGGATGAACTGTGGGAGCTGATCGAGCCGTTGCTGCCGCCGTGGCCGCGGAAGGCTCCCGGCCCGAGGCCGGTGGATGACCGGCGGTGCCTGCAGGGCATCCTGTACGTGCTCTACAACGACGTCAGTTGGCAATTGCTGCCGCTGGAGCTGGGGTTCGGCTCCGGACAGACCTGCTGGCGCCGGCTAGGTCGGTGGCACGAGGCCGGCGTCTTCGAGACGCTGCACCGCATCCTGCTCGTCGAGTTGCACGCGGCCGACGCCCTGGACTGGACCCGGGCCTGCGTGGATGCC CCACATCCGCGCGAAAAAGGGGGCGAGGCGGCCGGCCCGTCACCGGTCGACCGCGGGAAGACGGGCAGTGAACACCATCTGATCTGCGACGGGAAGGGCACCCCGTTCAAGGTCATCACTACCGCAGCCAACGTCAACGACGTCACTCAGACCCTGGCCCTGGTCGACGGCATCCCGCCCGTCGCCGGAAAGCCCGGTCGGCCGCGCAGGCGCCCCGACGCCCTTCTGGGCGACAAGGGCTACGACAGCAACCCCAACCGGCACGAGCTGCGCAAGCGCCGGATCCTGCCGGTGGTCTCCCGCAAGGGCGCCCCCAACATCAAGGGCCTGGGCAAGCTCCGCTACGTCGTCGAGCAGACCTTCTCGCTCCTGCACCACTTCAAGCGCCTGGCTGTCCGCTGGGAACGGCGCCTCGACCTGCACGACGCTCTCGTCTCCCTCGCCTGCGGCCTCATCTGCTGGAGACGCCTCAAGAAGGTCCGCAGCAGATCAGAAGGGCAGCGGCTCGGAGCTGAGTGA
- a CDS encoding SMI1/KNR4 family protein, with the protein MSGSFDVAHALDGGISDRERAWQFIRTFAAAWGDALAEDDGTPQAELAQTEAMLGRSLPTALHEFYTLAGGRPDLVANQDPLLPPREVFVHDECGGVLVFRSENQGCAFWGVRLTDLDRDDPPVLVQARDGWVPFLDRVSLACVELVLSEALFGGGGRLYNACELPADLLGAVPEHFQRVQLPDYPMWTGPEEFPVRWFSAPGKLLRQDGLGVHSWLHVRGRTRADLDAICAAVPGRWSLGYTESLSSEPLPF; encoded by the coding sequence ATGAGTGGCAGCTTCGACGTAGCCCACGCTCTGGATGGCGGGATTTCCGATCGGGAGCGGGCCTGGCAATTCATCCGCACCTTTGCTGCCGCTTGGGGCGATGCGCTGGCCGAGGACGACGGCACGCCCCAGGCGGAACTGGCGCAGACGGAGGCGATGCTCGGCCGCTCCCTGCCGACTGCGCTGCACGAGTTCTATACGCTCGCGGGTGGCCGGCCCGACCTGGTTGCCAACCAGGACCCGCTGCTGCCGCCTCGCGAGGTGTTCGTGCATGACGAGTGTGGCGGTGTCCTCGTCTTTCGCAGTGAGAACCAGGGCTGTGCCTTCTGGGGAGTGCGCCTTACCGACCTTGACCGGGACGATCCTCCGGTGCTGGTTCAGGCGCGGGACGGCTGGGTGCCGTTCTTGGACCGGGTGTCCTTGGCCTGTGTCGAGCTCGTACTGAGCGAGGCGCTGTTCGGCGGCGGAGGGCGGCTGTACAACGCGTGCGAGCTGCCCGCGGACCTACTTGGTGCGGTGCCCGAACACTTTCAGCGGGTCCAACTGCCGGACTATCCAATGTGGACGGGTCCGGAGGAATTCCCCGTGCGTTGGTTCTCTGCCCCGGGCAAGCTGCTGCGCCAAGATGGCCTGGGCGTCCACAGCTGGCTTCACGTCCGGGGCCGGACCCGCGCCGATCTGGATGCGATCTGCGCCGCCGTTCCTGGGCGGTGGTCCCTGGGATATACCGAGTCACTCAGCTCCGAGCCGCTGCCCTTCTGA
- a CDS encoding IS5 family transposase (programmed frameshift), which yields MVERLVPDELWELFQRVVPEAPTRPQGGGRRRHGDREVLAAIVFVATSGCTWQQLPSGSFGPSGATAHRRFTEWTKARVWAKLHRLVLDELGSRGDLDWSRCAIDSVNVRALKGDLTGPNPVDRGKYGSKIHLLTERTGLPLSVGISGANVHDSQALIPLVKGIPPVRSRRGPRRRKPGKLHADKGYDYNHLRRWLSQRGIRHRIARKGVETSQRLGRHRWTIERTMAWLAGCRRLHRRYERKADHFLAFTSIACTLICYRRLTK from the exons ATCGTTGAGCGGCTGGTGCCGGATGAGTTGTGGGAGCTGTTCCAGCGGGTGGTGCCAGAGGCGCCGACGCGGCCTCAGGGCGGTGGCCGACGGAGGCATGGTGACCGTGAGGTGCTGGCTGCGATCGTGTTCGTGGCCACGTCGGGCTGCACGTGGCAGCAACTGCCCTCGGGGTCGTTCGGGCCGTCCGGGGCAACGGCTCACCGCAGGTTCACCGAGTGGACGAAGGCTAGGGTGTGGGCCAAGCTGCACCGCCTGGTCCTCGACGAACTAGGCTCGCGCGGGGACCTGGACTGGTCGAGGTGCGCGATCGACTCGGTGAACGTGCGGGCCCTG AAAGGGGACCTGACAGGCCCGAATCCTGTGGATCGGGGCAAGTACGGCTCGAAAATCCACCTGCTCACCGAGCGAACCGGCCTGCCCCTGTCCGTCGGAATCTCGGGCGCCAACGTTCACGACAGCCAGGCCCTGATTCCGCTCGTGAAGGGGATACCGCCGGTCCGCTCCCGGCGAGGCCCCCGGCGGCGCAAGCCAGGCAAGCTCCACGCCGACAAGGGCTACGACTACAACCACCTGCGGCGATGGTTATCCCAACGGGGCATCCGGCACCGCATCGCCCGCAAGGGCGTCGAGACCTCGCAGCGACTCGGAAGACACCGGTGGACGATCGAACGCACCATGGCCTGGCTCGCCGGCTGCCGTCGCCTCCACCGCCGCTACGAACGCAAAGCCGACCACTTCCTGGCCTTCACCAGCATCGCCTGCACCCTCATCTGCTACCGCAGGCTCACCAAATGA
- a CDS encoding Cmx/CmrA family chloramphenicol efflux MFS transporter gives MSLPLYLLAVAVFAMGTSEFMLAGLLPDIASDLNVTVGTAGVLTSAFAIGMIVGAPLVAALARRWSRRSSLLGFILAFAAAHAVGAITTSFPVLFATRFVAALANAGFLAVALAAATTLVSPDKKGRALAVLLSGTTTATIAGVPGGSVLGTLLGWRATFWAVAALCLPAALGILKGIPAGRAKERMPGGPALRAELAQLARRRLLLVMLLGALVNAATFAGFTFLAPVVTGTAGLSELWISVALVLFGIGSFAGVTVAGRLSDQHPGPVIAVGGPLLLVGWPALAVLADKPLALLALVFIQGALSFALGSTLITRVLYEAAGAPTLAGSYATAALNVGAAVGPLIAATTLSTAAGNLGPLWSSGFLVAVALLLAFLFRTVIAAGRSTEVLQ, from the coding sequence ATGTCTCTTCCGCTGTATCTGCTTGCCGTGGCCGTCTTCGCCATGGGCACCTCGGAGTTCATGCTCGCCGGCCTTTTGCCGGACATCGCCTCCGATCTCAACGTCACTGTCGGGACAGCAGGCGTGCTCACCTCGGCCTTCGCAATCGGCATGATCGTCGGTGCCCCTCTTGTGGCCGCACTTGCCCGTAGGTGGTCCAGGCGCTCCAGCCTGCTCGGGTTCATCCTCGCTTTCGCGGCAGCCCACGCCGTGGGCGCCATCACCACCAGCTTCCCGGTCCTGTTTGCCACTCGGTTCGTCGCCGCGCTCGCAAACGCGGGGTTCCTCGCCGTCGCCTTGGCGGCTGCCACCACCCTGGTCTCGCCTGACAAGAAGGGGCGTGCGCTGGCCGTGCTGCTGTCAGGCACGACGACCGCCACGATTGCCGGTGTCCCGGGTGGGTCGGTGCTCGGCACGCTGCTCGGCTGGCGTGCCACATTCTGGGCTGTCGCCGCTCTCTGCCTGCCTGCAGCTCTCGGCATCCTGAAGGGAATCCCAGCGGGACGGGCGAAGGAACGGATGCCTGGCGGACCAGCCCTGCGAGCGGAACTCGCCCAGCTGGCACGGCGTAGGTTGCTCCTGGTGATGCTGCTCGGTGCGCTGGTGAACGCGGCCACCTTCGCCGGCTTCACTTTCCTCGCCCCCGTCGTGACCGGCACCGCCGGGCTCAGTGAACTGTGGATCTCTGTCGCCCTGGTGCTCTTCGGTATCGGTTCCTTCGCCGGAGTCACGGTCGCCGGTCGGCTGTCCGACCAGCACCCCGGTCCGGTCATCGCGGTCGGCGGCCCGCTGCTGCTCGTCGGCTGGCCGGCCCTGGCCGTGCTGGCCGACAAGCCGCTCGCCCTGCTCGCCCTCGTGTTCATCCAGGGAGCCCTGTCCTTCGCGCTGGGCAGTACCCTGATCACGCGGGTCCTTTACGAAGCCGCGGGAGCCCCGACCTTGGCCGGCTCGTACGCGACCGCGGCGCTCAACGTGGGCGCCGCCGTCGGCCCTCTCATCGCCGCGACCACCCTCAGCACCGCGGCCGGGAACCTCGGGCCTCTGTGGTCGAGCGGATTCCTGGTCGCCGTTGCGCTGCTCCTTGCGTTCCTCTTCCGCACCGTGATCGCGGCTGGCCGAAGCACCGAGGTGCTCCAGTGA
- a CDS encoding LysR family transcriptional regulator, with product MDLEAVRTFVAVAEAGQFQKAATDLSITQQAVSRRIATLERTLGVRLFTRAPRGAELTIDGQAFLPHARELLRVAERAGASVRPGRRPLRVDVLASRSAQSGLLRAFHRAHPEIDLDVMMLFDIETAVTAIRSGAIDASFRAVAAPGRPLPEDIASVRVLDEPLQLLTGPAHALAGARSVTLAQLVGHRIWMPGIAPGTEWAAYYDDLVAEFGLTIEATGPNFGTDALLDTIADTPALATFIGEPTRLIWPADHGLRRIPVTDPTPVYPHSLLWHRDNPNPALATLRTHLAATTAAHDAAGTWAPGWVIPR from the coding sequence GTGGATCTCGAAGCAGTACGTACCTTCGTCGCCGTCGCGGAAGCGGGCCAGTTCCAGAAAGCCGCCACCGACCTGTCGATCACCCAGCAGGCCGTCTCCAGACGCATCGCCACGCTGGAGCGCACCCTCGGCGTGCGGTTGTTCACCCGCGCCCCACGCGGCGCCGAGCTCACCATCGATGGGCAGGCGTTCCTGCCCCACGCACGCGAGCTGCTGCGCGTCGCCGAGCGCGCGGGCGCGTCCGTGCGCCCTGGCCGCCGCCCGCTGCGCGTCGACGTGCTCGCCTCGCGCAGCGCGCAGTCGGGCCTGCTGCGCGCCTTCCACCGGGCACACCCCGAGATCGACCTCGATGTGATGATGCTGTTCGACATCGAGACGGCCGTCACTGCCATTCGCTCCGGTGCGATCGACGCGTCCTTCCGCGCCGTCGCCGCGCCCGGCCGACCCCTTCCCGAGGACATCGCCTCCGTCCGGGTGCTCGACGAGCCGCTCCAACTCCTCACCGGCCCCGCCCACGCACTGGCAGGCGCCCGGTCGGTGACCCTCGCCCAACTCGTCGGGCACCGGATCTGGATGCCCGGCATCGCCCCCGGCACCGAGTGGGCCGCCTACTACGACGACCTCGTCGCCGAGTTCGGCCTCACCATCGAGGCCACCGGCCCCAACTTCGGCACCGACGCGCTCCTCGACACCATCGCCGACACACCGGCCCTTGCCACCTTCATCGGCGAGCCCACCCGCCTCATCTGGCCCGCCGACCACGGCCTGCGCCGCATCCCGGTGACCGACCCGACGCCCGTCTACCCGCACTCGCTCCTCTGGCACCGCGACAACCCCAACCCAGCGCTGGCCACCCTCCGCACCCACCTGGCCGCCACGACGGCCGCCCACGACGCCGCCGGGACCTGGGCACCGGGCTGGGTGATTCCGCGCTGA
- a CDS encoding MFS transporter, with translation MVGRRRLGRQFGWLWASYAVSAYGSGLGFGALPLIAVLVLHAGSAEVSALSAVGPAVGALIAVPLAPWVEFRRKRPVMIMMDLARFAAIATIPVAYALGWLSFVQLLVISAVVAAAKIAFNAASGAYLKALVRPDDLLVANARFESTNWSSIAVGPPLGGAAIGLFGPVTTVVADALSYLLSALGITAIRGQEEAARTTDKGPVRAGALLDGWRHLMGHPGLRALYLNNMLVGGLIMATEPLLAVLLLRQLGFPPWQYGLAFAAPCVGGLIGSRLAHRVVVRYGQHAVFRIVGTLRAIWLIGLAFVRPGVVGLVTVMAVELAIIINMSLYSPVLATYRLEHTPKHLVARTLSAWSIGQQASIAILTALAGLLADVTSPRTALTVAGLLILTTPLLLPRQDQTSQHKPELSRSHS, from the coding sequence ATGGTGGGCAGGAGACGGTTGGGCCGGCAGTTCGGCTGGCTGTGGGCGTCATATGCGGTGAGCGCATATGGGTCCGGTCTGGGGTTCGGGGCGTTGCCGCTGATCGCTGTGCTGGTGCTGCATGCCGGATCCGCTGAGGTGTCTGCGCTGTCCGCGGTGGGGCCTGCGGTGGGTGCGCTGATCGCGGTGCCGCTCGCGCCGTGGGTGGAGTTCCGGCGCAAGCGCCCGGTCATGATCATGATGGACCTGGCCCGGTTTGCGGCCATAGCGACGATCCCCGTCGCCTACGCCCTCGGATGGCTCAGTTTCGTCCAACTGCTCGTGATCTCGGCCGTGGTCGCCGCAGCCAAGATCGCCTTCAACGCGGCCAGCGGCGCCTACCTCAAGGCCCTCGTCCGGCCGGATGACCTGCTCGTCGCCAATGCGCGGTTCGAGTCCACGAACTGGAGCTCCATCGCGGTGGGGCCACCGCTGGGCGGGGCGGCGATCGGCCTGTTCGGGCCGGTCACGACCGTGGTGGCCGACGCGCTCAGCTACCTGCTCTCCGCATTGGGCATCACCGCGATCCGCGGCCAGGAAGAAGCAGCGCGAACGACCGACAAGGGCCCGGTCCGGGCGGGCGCACTGCTCGACGGCTGGCGACACCTCATGGGGCATCCCGGTTTGCGGGCGCTCTACCTCAACAACATGCTCGTCGGCGGTCTGATCATGGCCACCGAGCCGCTGCTGGCCGTGCTCCTGCTTCGCCAGCTCGGTTTCCCGCCCTGGCAGTACGGCCTCGCCTTCGCCGCGCCCTGTGTCGGCGGACTCATCGGCTCCCGGCTGGCCCACCGTGTCGTGGTCCGCTACGGCCAGCACGCGGTCTTCCGGATCGTCGGCACCCTGCGCGCCATCTGGCTGATCGGCCTGGCCTTTGTCCGTCCCGGCGTCGTCGGTCTCGTCACTGTGATGGCCGTCGAGCTGGCCATCATCATCAACATGAGCCTGTACAGCCCGGTGCTCGCCACCTACCGGCTCGAACACACCCCCAAGCATCTCGTCGCCCGCACCCTGTCGGCCTGGTCGATCGGCCAGCAGGCCTCCATCGCCATCCTCACCGCACTCGCCGGGCTGCTCGCCGACGTCACCAGCCCACGCACCGCTCTCACGGTCGCAGGACTGCTCATCCTGACCACACCGCTCCTGCTTCCCCGACAGGACCAGACGTCGCAGCACAAGCCCGAACTGTCCCGCAGCCACTCATGA
- a CDS encoding GNAT family N-acetyltransferase: MADVVLFDPAHLSGVLDLCRSEGWSTFPANPERAKASLTAPGVLALVAVEGTRVVGFAQALTDGVAQAHLSLLATAHDHRREGIGRSLVQETLRRCGAMRMDLVTDTAEEFYAALPHRRFHGFRIYGDVQPSGGTS, encoded by the coding sequence ATGGCTGACGTCGTCCTCTTCGATCCCGCTCACCTCTCTGGAGTCCTCGACCTGTGTCGTAGTGAGGGATGGTCCACCTTCCCTGCCAACCCCGAGCGGGCCAAGGCCAGCCTGACGGCACCGGGCGTGCTGGCGCTCGTCGCGGTTGAAGGCACGCGAGTTGTCGGCTTTGCGCAAGCCCTGACCGATGGTGTCGCACAGGCACACCTGTCACTGCTTGCCACGGCTCACGATCACCGTCGCGAAGGTATCGGCCGCAGTCTGGTTCAGGAGACTCTTCGCCGCTGCGGAGCCATGCGCATGGACCTGGTCACGGACACCGCAGAAGAGTTCTACGCCGCACTCCCACACCGCAGGTTTCACGGCTTTCGCATCTACGGAGACGTTCAACCGTCCGGTGGGACTTCGTGA